GTCCCAGGATGATATACAAAGTATTGATGTATTAAAAGGAGCCACAGCTTCGGCACTGTATGGTTACAGGGGAGCAAACGGAGCTATTATGGTTACTACCAAAAGGGGCAATAATACAAAAGGCATTACCATATCGGTAAATACCTCCACAATGTTTAATCTTGGATTCGTTGTTAAGCCTGATGTTCAGACATCCTATTCCTCAGGTTATAACGGCAAATACGGTAATGATTATATATGGGGTGACAAGCTTGATATTGGCAGAACAGCTACTTTATGGGATCCCTATAAAAAAATGTGGGTCGAAAATACTCCGCTGGTTTCAAAAGGTAAAGATAACCTTAAAAACTTCCAGGAACTTGGCTATGTTACAAACAATAACATCAGCCTGACAAGCCACGGCGAAAACGGGAATCTCAGATCATCTGTTTCCTATGTGTACAATAAAGGCCAGTTCCCGAACCAGAAATTAACCAAAATTACCTATTCATTGGGCGGGGATATGAAATTCAACCGGCTGACACTCGAATCGAATATTTCCTATTCAAAGCACACATCTCCCAATATCAGGGGAAGTCAGTATTCAGGGGGATATCTCTATAACCTGATCGGTTGGCTGGGCTCGGAATGGGATGTTCGCGATTACCGTGACTATTGGCTGGTGAAAGATCAGAGTCAGAACTGGTTTAATTATGAATGGTACGACAATCCTTATTTTCTTGCCTATGAAGTACTGAATACGGCTGACAGGGACATTTATAACGGACATGTTACAGCATCCTACACATTCAATCCATGGCTGAAATTATCACTGCGTTCCGGCCTGGACACATATATTGACCGATACACCTACAGGAATCCGATCGGATCAAGAAATGCCTATAGTTATTACGGGTATTTCGAGGATGATAAAAACTCAGGATACAGTACCAACAGTGATTTGATACTCACCCTCGACAAGAGTTTCGGCAAATTCAGAATAGAAGGACTGGCAGGAGGTACCCTGTTTTTCTCAAAAGATGATGAATTCAGTGCAAATACTGAAGGAGGACTTTCGATCCCCGGTTTTTATTCCCTGAAAGCTTCTATAGATCCTATCGGTTGGTCAACCTCACTATACAGGAAACAGGTAAATAGTCTTTACGGTCGTGCCGCATTATCGTGGAATAACCTTGCCTTTATTGACCTTACAGGACGTAACGACTGGAGTTCAACCCTTTCAAAAGACAGTCGGTCATATTTTTATCCTTCGGTAGCGGGAAGTCTTATTGTTTCAGAACTTCTGCCGAAAATGTCATGGCTTGATCTGTGGAAAGTTCGTGGATCCTGGACCATGTCAAAGACCCCTGCCGGTGTTTATGATATTCTGAATGCTTACATCGTCAGCAACGAAGTATGGGGAGGGTTTAATTCCGCCAGCTATCCTTCGGAATTAAGAGACAACAATGTGATGCCTCAAACTGCGCAGACTTTGGAACTGGGAACGGCAGGCAATTTTTTTCAGAATCGCCTGCGTCTTGATGTAACCCTGTTCAGGATGAGAATCTACGATTTTTTATCATCAGCCCCTCTTAGTGATGCTACGGGATTCACTTCAAAATATGTGAACACTGATGAAGAAAGAATTAAAAAGGGGATTGAAATTACTCTTGGACTTACGCCGGTGAAATCTGAGGATTGGAAATGGGATGTTAATTTCAACTGGTCAAAGGATGCAACCTATTACTCAAAACTTGACAAGCAGTATTCTCCTGATGAGCTATGGGTATACAAGGGTGCGAGAGTGGATGCATATACTACAAGTGATTGGATGAGGGATCCCCAGGGTCATTTGATAAACAATAATGGCTTCCCGGTACGTTCAGATTACAGCAGTGTTGTGGGGTACAGCAACCCCGACTGGATATGGGGTTTGAATTCGGATATCCGGTTTAAGAACCTCCTCTTGAGCTTCTCGCTTGACGGACGTGTGGGCGGTGTTTCATTCTCCAG
The window above is part of the Bacteroidales bacterium genome. Proteins encoded here:
- a CDS encoding SusC/RagA family TonB-linked outer membrane protein, producing MRISRFFYLLAFTLLFPVFLNAQTSQVTLNMTNVPLNDVLNEIERQSDFTFLVNQDIVETTLKVNAVFVNKPIKDVLDVLFKDLNIKYAVSGHQIILTQKKTKDGSGTSRLKQIAGWVTDDKNKQPLPGVTVQIKGSGRGTITDNEGHYAVDIQPDDSVLIYSFIGYEPQEVPVKDNGIVNISLQETAIELESVVVTALGIKREKKALGYSVQNVGGETLQTIKTADPTTSLTGKVSGLLVKNSPNFGTDPIMNLRGEPPLIVVDGVPSSNVKLNDLSQDDIQSIDVLKGATASALYGYRGANGAIMVTTKRGNNTKGITISVNTSTMFNLGFVVKPDVQTSYSSGYNGKYGNDYIWGDKLDIGRTATLWDPYKKMWVENTPLVSKGKDNLKNFQELGYVTNNNISLTSHGENGNLRSSVSYVYNKGQFPNQKLTKITYSLGGDMKFNRLTLESNISYSKHTSPNIRGSQYSGGYLYNLIGWLGSEWDVRDYRDYWLVKDQSQNWFNYEWYDNPYFLAYEVLNTADRDIYNGHVTASYTFNPWLKLSLRSGLDTYIDRYTYRNPIGSRNAYSYYGYFEDDKNSGYSTNSDLILTLDKSFGKFRIEGLAGGTLFFSKDDEFSANTEGGLSIPGFYSLKASIDPIGWSTSLYRKQVNSLYGRAALSWNNLAFIDLTGRNDWSSTLSKDSRSYFYPSVAGSLIVSELLPKMSWLDLWKVRGSWTMSKTPAGVYDILNAYIVSNEVWGGFNSASYPSELRDNNVMPQTAQTLELGTAGNFFQNRLRLDVTLFRMRIYDFLSSAPLSDATGFTSKYVNTDEERIKKGIEITLGLTPVKSEDWKWDVNFNWSKDATYYSKLDKQYSPDELWVYKGARVDAYTTSDWMRDPQGHLINNNGFPVRSDYSSVVGYSNPDWIWGLNSDIRFKNLLLSFSLDGRVGGVSFSRLDALLWNSGAHKGTDTKWRYDEVVNGLKNWVGPGVKVVSGDVTFDSYGKITSDTRVYAPNDVPVSYESYMKDNYHRGAWSWCSQDILEETFIKLREVSLSYVIPNKLATKIKMKDLVVSAVGQNIFYWGKEYKISDPDYGSAWDLISPSIRYVGFNIKFNL